In one window of Clostridia bacterium DNA:
- the rsfS gene encoding ribosome silencing factor, translated as MDSRTIALEAVKAAEKVKAEDSVILNLKGITLIADYFVLLSGRSSTQVQAIADSIEERLTEQGIKLLRREGYQEARWILLDFGSVVVHVFREEDRRFYSLERLWGDARVEEAKEEKA; from the coding sequence CTGGACTCCAGGACAATTGCATTAGAGGCAGTCAAGGCTGCGGAAAAGGTGAAAGCGGAAGATAGTGTAATTTTAAACCTCAAGGGTATAACCTTGATCGCTGATTACTTTGTTCTTTTAAGCGGCCGCTCTTCAACCCAGGTGCAGGCCATTGCCGATAGCATAGAGGAAAGGTTAACGGAGCAGGGCATAAAACTGCTGCGCAGGGAAGGTTACCAGGAAGCCCGCTGGATCCTATTGGATTTCGGTAGCGTGGTGGTTCATGTTTTCCGCGAAGAAGACCGACGCTTCTACAGCTTGGAACGGCTGTGGGGGGACGCTAGGGTCGAGGAGGCCAAGGAAGAAAAAGCTTAA
- a CDS encoding RNA-binding protein, whose amino-acid sequence MVRTLYVGNLPWSTTEEELAKAFSVHGEVISTRIITDRQTGRSRGFGFVEVNDVDADRMVRAMNGAQLGSRTLTVNEARPRG is encoded by the coding sequence TTGGTCCGGACCCTGTATGTTGGCAACCTTCCCTGGAGTACTACTGAAGAGGAACTGGCGAAGGCGTTTTCGGTCCACGGTGAGGTGATCAGTACCCGCATCATTACCGACCGCCAAACCGGCAGATCGCGCGGTTTTGGATTTGTGGAGGTAAACGATGTTGACGCCGACCGCATGGTTCGCGCTATGAACGGCGCTCAACTGGGCTCTCGCACCCTGACTGTCAACGAAGCGCGGCCCAGGGGCTAA
- a CDS encoding nicotinate-nucleotide adenylyltransferase translates to MPASLAQGRYGYGLMGGTFDPIHYGHLVTAEEARVEFGLKKVVFIPSGRPPHKEERPITPAQHRYIMTSLAVATNPFFEVSRVEVDRPGYSYTYETVKHFRELIGAEAEIFFITGADALLEILTWRNIDDLMSSCQFIGATRPGYGIQELNGFQAGLKPEYRSRIHLLEVPALAISSTDIRRRVKSGRSIKYLVPEAVERYIISNRLYV, encoded by the coding sequence ATGCCAGCATCGCTTGCCCAAGGCCGCTACGGCTATGGGCTTATGGGAGGAACCTTCGATCCGATCCATTATGGCCACTTGGTAACCGCCGAGGAGGCGCGGGTGGAGTTTGGACTCAAGAAGGTGGTCTTTATTCCCTCCGGAAGGCCCCCGCACAAGGAAGAGCGGCCCATTACTCCAGCTCAGCACCGCTACATCATGACTTCCCTGGCTGTTGCTACCAACCCCTTCTTTGAAGTGTCGCGGGTGGAAGTAGACCGGCCTGGATATTCCTATACTTATGAGACGGTAAAGCATTTTCGGGAGCTAATTGGCGCGGAGGCGGAGATCTTTTTTATAACCGGAGCCGATGCCCTCCTAGAAATCCTTACCTGGAGAAATATCGACGATCTCATGTCCAGCTGCCAGTTTATCGGCGCCACCCGCCCAGGTTACGGGATCCAAGAGCTCAACGGCTTTCAGGCTGGCCTTAAGCCTGAGTATCGGTCCCGGATCCACCTTTTGGAGGTTCCCGCCCTGGCCATTTCTTCTACTGATATTCGGCGGCGGGTGAAGTCAGGCCGGTCGATCAAGTATTTAGTCCCGGAAGCGGTGGAACGCTACATTATAAGCAACCGGCTCTACGTGTAG